Proteins encoded together in one Felis catus isolate Fca126 chromosome B3, F.catus_Fca126_mat1.0, whole genome shotgun sequence window:
- the LOC111560844 gene encoding olfactory receptor 4F6-like, with product MFETNYSEVSQFVLLGLSTYRPVQHFLLAFSAVFYVTIVLGNLLVVFAVTFDPYLHSPMYFLLANLSFIDLCLSTLTVPKMIHNLYSGYKTISFQGCVIQIFALHVLGGSEMVLLIAMALDRYVAICKPLHYLIIMSPQMCILLLAGAWVIGLIHAVVQVAFVVHLPFCGPNEIDSFYCDLPWFIKLACTDTYRMEFMVTANSGFISMGTFFLLLISYIFILVTVWKRSSGGLSKAFSTLSAHITVVVLFFGPCIFIYMWPFPTVPVDKFLAILDFMITPILNPIIYTLRNKDMKMAMKRLSSQFLSLRIIS from the coding sequence ATGTTTGAAACAAATTACTCTGAAGTGTCTCAATTTGTGTTGCTGGGACTTTCTACCTATAGACCAGTGCAGCattttctccttgctttctctGCAGTGTTTTATGTAACAATTGTTCTGGGAAACCTTTTGGTTGTGTTTGCAGTGACTTTTGACCCATACTTACATTCCCCCATGTACTTCCTTTTAGCCAATCtctcatttattgatttgtgcCTTTCTACCTTAACAGTTCCTAAGATGATTCATAACCTATACTCTGGGTACAAAACCATATCCTTTCAGGGCTGTGTCATCCAGATATTTGCCCTTCATGTCCTGGGTGGATCCGAGATGGTCCTGCTCATCGCCATGGCCTTGGACAGATATGTGGCCATATGCAAGCCCCTCCACTACCTGATTATCATGAGCCCACAGATGTGCATTTTGCTTCTGGCCGGTGCTTGGGTTATTGGCCTCATTCATGCAGTGGTCCAGGTAGCTTTTGTTGTCCATTTGCCTTTTTGCGGTCCTAATGAGATAGATAGCTTTTACTGTGACCTTCCTTGGTTTATCAAACTTGCCTGCACTGACACCTATAGAATGGAATTCATGGTTACTGCCAACAGTGGGTTCATTTCCATGGGCACCTTCTTCTTATTGCTCATCTCCTATATCTTCATCCTGGTCACTGTATGGAAACGTTCCTCAGGTGGTTTGTCTAAAGCCTTTTCTACTCTGTCAGCTCACATCACTGTGGTGGTTTTGTTCTTTGGACCGTGCATCTTTATTTACATGTGGCCATTTCCCACAGTGCCAGTGGATAAGTTTCTTGCCATTTTGGACTTTATGATCACACCCATTCTGAACCCCATTATCTACACGTTGAGGAACAAGGACATGAAGATGGCAATGAAAAGACTGAGTAGTCAATTCCTGAGTTTGAGAATAATCTCCTAA